The Flavipsychrobacter sp. genome contains the following window.
CATTTCTGCCATAGTAGGCTTGTAGCAAGTCGCTTTGCTCTGTTTTGGTAGGTAAGCCTGTAGATGGGCCACCACGTTGTATATTGACAATAAGTAATGGTATTTCTAACATTACTGCTAATCCCATTGCTTCCGTTTTCAAAGCCATACCCGGCCCAGAAGTGGTTGTAATACCAAGGCTACCACCATAAGATGCACCAATAGCAGCAGAAATACCTGCTATTTCATCTTCGGCTTGGAAGGTTTTGATACCAAAGTTCTTGTATTTAGATAACTCGTGCAGGATATCAGATGCAGGAGTAATAGGGTATGTACCTAAGAATACAGGAAGGTTGGAGACCTTGCTTGCCGCTACTATACCGTAAGATAAAGCTACGTTACCAGTGATATTTCTATAATTACCCGCAGGTAGTTTAGCTTTCTCTACATGAAAACGTGTAGTAAACGCTTCTATAGTATCACCATAGTTATAACCTGCTTGCAGTGCCTTAAGGTTACTTTCTAATATGTCAGGTCTTTTGCCAAACTTCTCTTTTAAGAAGGTTTGCGTGTTAGACATATCTCTATTATATATCCAATATAGGAATCCTAATATGAACATATTTTTAGAGCGATCTTTCTCCTTAGTACCCAACTGTATGTCTGCTAAAGCCTCTCTGGTAAGCTTAGTAACGTCTATTTTATAAGACTCATACCCAGTTAGCGTTTCATCTTCCAATGGGTTCACCCCATCTTCATAATTGGCTAAACGTAAGTTTTTAGAGTCAAAACCGGCGATGTTAGCAATAACAATACCACCTGGTTTAAGCGTGGGTAGATTTACCTTTAGTGCCGCAGCATTCATCGCTACTAGCACGTCACACTGGTCGCCCGGAGTGAATATCTGATTACTGGAAAAGCGTAATTGGAAACCACTTACACCTGGCAATGTGCCTAAAGGAGCACGTATCTCGGCGGGGAAATCAGGAAATGTAGATAGATCATTACCAAACAGAGCAGTATTGTTGGTAAACTGAGTACCTGTAAGCTGCATACCGTCACCACTATCGCCCGCAAACTTTATTACGACGTCTTCTATCGTCTTAGTAGGTATAGACATAATTATAAAACTGTGCAAAGTTAGTCATTTTACATCTACTCATTCGCTTATCAGGTATCAAGTTGTAAGCAAAAAAGCACTATTCATAATAATAATTAACAATATGTATGGAAAAACAGGCAAAAATCACACTTTATGAGGGGGTAAAGGAGTTATATAGTTCCCTCAATTAATGTAGGTTTGTAATAAGGAAAAACAATGCGAGTACTCACATTCATACTACTGTGTATACTTCTGACCTCTAGTTGGGTAGTAAAGGCACAACAGCAAATAGAAAAAGAACCAAGAATACTGATATTACTAGACGGCTCGTCTAGCATGAGAAATTCTTGGGCAGATAATGGTCAGCGTTTTGATGCTGCGGGCAAGATCATTACCGAACTAATAGATAGTGTATATAAAGTAAACGATCAGGTAGAGTTTGCATTGCGTGTTTACGGTCACCAGCACCCGGCACAAGACAATAACTGTTTTGATACAAGACGTGAGGTGATGTTTAGTAAAAACAACCTGGCTCAAATGACACTAAGGTTGGATGCGCTAAATCCATATGGTGTTTCTCCCATAGCGTTATCATTAAAAGAAGCAGCGGAAAGTGATATAATAGACCTTAAACGATATAAGTACAGCCTAATACTAGTAACAGATGGAGGAGAAAGCTGTGGAGGAGATATATGTGCAGTAGTGGAAGAACTTCTGAGAAAGAAAATAGACTTTAGGCCTTATATCGTAAGTCTAATAGACTATGCTCCATTGAGAAAGCAGTATGAATGTTTGGGGGAATATCTTGTAGTATCTAAAGATTCTGATATACCTGTTGCGGTAGGTAAAATAGTAGAGGAGTATAAATCAACTTTTATAAAACCTGCTTTAACAAAGCAGATGATCGAAAAGGCAATAGTCAATAAGCCACCAAGTGCTTTGAAAATGAATATTCCAGCATTTCAGGTAACTGCTGAAAAGGAAATACAAGCGGTTGAAAAACCAAAACCTGTTGAAAAGAAAGAGCCAGAGTTACTGGTAATAGAATCAATACCAGCAGATACACTTATTGTGGAAGCGCCAGCTAAAAAATCTAATATAGTTGTAGAAGAAAGAGTAAGGGAAAAAGAAAAAAATATTGAAAAGATAAGTAGCATTAACACACCACACACTTTACCACAGAAATATGCTACAGAAGCGGTTACCCAAGCAAAAGTGCCTGAGTATACGGCACCGGTGGTAGATGTGCATAAACCATCTCCTCCTCCTAAACCCATATACAAACCGGTAAAGCTAACAGCAAGTAGTACCAAGCCAATTGAGAACAAGCCGCCAGTAGTAGCGCCTCCAAAGAAAATAGATTATAAAATAGAAAGAGAGGAAGCTAAAGAAACTACAGTTGAAATATTCTTTACCAATGGTAAGGGCAAGTTTTACGAAACTGCACCTAAACTGGTTTTATCAGATTCTAAAACAGGAAAAGAGTTACATACTTTTTGGCGTACAGTAAATGCAGTAGGCTCTCCTGATCCTCAAAATATACCTCCGGGGATATATAAATTGACGATACCTGGAAAAGATAATTTTGCGATCAATAATTTAGAAGTACTTCCTAACCAAAAGAATAAATTTTTGATTGAGGTAGCTAATGCTTCTCTTCGTTTTGAATATGCACACCCTACCAATAAAGCTGTAGTAGAATACGCAGCTCGCGTAAAAAAAGCGCTGCAAAGAGGTCAGGTACACAAACAACTATGTACGCAGGAGCTAGAGTACGAACCAGATAATTACCATATAGAACTAAACACGCTACCACGTAAACACTTCAACGTGGATTTGGAGTTTGGTGCTATTGTAACTATTAAAATAGACCGACCAGGATATCTACAGGTTACTAATTCGGAAACGCTGGGTCAAGTACAGTTGTACTATCAGCATGGTGATAGGTTTGAGCCATTCTACAAATTGAACGTAAATGGTAACCAACCACAACAAAAGTTGAGATTGATGCCTGGTCCTTATAAGGTAGTCTATTTACAAAATAGAGGTAAACCTAACGCAACAGAAATGGTGCAAGATTTTAGAGTAAAGAGTGATATGATCACAGAACTATACCTTAAGCCATAAGCATAAAGATGATAATGGAACATATTGCAGTAGTTGAGGTTGCTTTCGATTCGGATATTTATAAACAAGTATATTTTTTAAGGAACGAAGTTCTTAGAAAGCCAATCGGACTATCGTTGGATGATGAAGACCTTTCTGCTGAAGTAAATGATCACATACTGGCTGCTGTAGATAAGGAAGAAGTAATAGGATGTTTGATACTTACGCCTATAAATAAAAACACACTCCAATTAAGACAAATGGCTGTTGCTGATCAGTGGCAGAAAAAAGGTTTGGGTAGTTTGCTGGTAAAAAAAGCAGAACAACTAACAATAGAAAAGGGTTATAGCAAAATCTTATTACACGCGCGAATTGTTGCCAGAAACTTTTATCAAAAACTAGGTTATTCAGAAGTGGGAACACTCTTTACGGAGGTTGGGATCGATCATATAAAAATGGAGAAGAGTATTATTGAAACAGTGTAAAAAGAAAACAACAAATATTCAATATCAATACTTCTATAGTTATAAAAACCTACCAGAAGTATGGGATAGCTTTTTACCTGATGCGCACTATCTGAAAAGTAAAAACTTAAAAGTAACTGAAGAGGCTGATCTGCCTCATATTTCCTTTCTATATGTACTTATACGTAACAATGAATGCCCTGTTTTGGTTACTGCATTTCAACTGCTACGTTTTGAAGATCGGCACATAAATCAAGAATTAGTAAAACCATATCAGTATTTTTTTTGGCGCTTTTTTGTACGAGTTGCAAAGCCTAAGCTGTTAGTAGCTGGTCACCTATTCAGGCATGATGTAAACACATGTTATTTCACTAATGAGCTTAGCGATTATAATGCTTTTATATACCACAGCACTGCTATAGAAAATGCGGTGAAAAAAATAAAAGCAAATGCAGCTTTGATAAAAGATATGCCATCGAAAATGGCAAAGTATTTCCAACGGTATAAGCCTGAATACCAAATTTTCAAGAATGATATTTCTATGGAGATGGAAATAGATATTGCTTGGGAATCATTAAATGATTATGAAGAGGCATTGAAACATAAATATGCACAACGCTTTCGGAAAATAAGAAAACAATGGAAAGGTATTGTGCTAAAGGAACTAGGTATAGATGAGGTAATAGAAAACAAAAAAGAATTGTATAAGCTGTATCAAATGGTATGTGATCACCAGCAAGTACGTCTTGGTTTTATAAGTGAAGATTTTATACCTAACTTAAAAACATACTATAAAGAAAAACTACGTGTTTGGGGTATTTATAGTGATGATATAATGATCGGCTTTTTTAGTGCATGGGATAAGGAGGAAGAGTTTGACATGTTCTACATAGGTTTTGACTACAAGAAGAATAACAAGTATTCCTTGTACTTTAATATTCTATTCTTTAGTATAGAAAAAGCCATTGAACTAAAAAAGAAAAAGCTAACACTAGGAAGAACAGCATTGGATGCAAAAGCACGTTTAGGGTGCTCTCCAAAATATTTGTCTACCTATTTGTATATCTCAAATCCTTTTTTGAGAAGAAGGATAGCAACCGTGCAAAATAATACAAATGAAAAGGAAGGCGCTTGGGAGCAGCGCCACCCCTTCAAAAAACAGTAGAAAATTAGTGTGCTTCAAGCCAGTTATTGCCAATACCTACCTCTGTATTTAAAGGCACATTATTAGGCAACTCCATTGCAGACTCCATGTTCTCTTTTACGATCTTTTTCATGAGTTCAATCTCATCTCTGTGCACATCAAATACCAATTCATCATGCACTTGTAGTATCATTTTAGATTTTAGATTCTGCTGCTGCATAGCATAGTACACTTTGGTCATGGCCATTTTTATCATCTCGGCAGCAGTGCCTTGTATAGGAGAGTTAATGGCATTTCGTTCTGCATAGCCACGTACGGTATGGTTAGATGAGTTGATGTCTCTTAAATAACGTTTACGTCCCATTAAAGTAGTGACATAGCCAAGATCTTTGGCAGTAGCTACGGTATCATCCATATATTTTTTTATGGATGGATATTCTAAGAAGTAGTTGTCAATAATTGTTTTGGCCTCAGTGCGGCTGATATCTAAAGAGCTGGCAAGACCGAATGCGGTTTGTCCGTAAATGATACCAAAGTTTACAGCTTTGGCAGCACGTCTCATTTCACTGGTCACTTCATCTTCTGCTACTTTATAAACTTTAGCAGCAGTAGCGGTATGAATGTCTTTATTGTCCACAAAGGCTTTTATCATTTCTACATCGTTGCTGATGGCGGCAACTATTCTTAATTCTATTTGAGAATAGTCGGCAGATAATAGTTGCCAATCTTCACCTCTTGGTACAAATGCTTTTCTTACTTCTCTACCCTTGTCAGTTTTGATAGGGATATTTTGAAGGTTGGGGTTAACACTACTAAGCCTACCTGTAACAGCTACAGCTTGGCTAAAGTTAGTGTGTACTCTACCGGTACGAGGGTTTATCATATTGGGCAGGGCATCTACATAAGTACTTTTAAGTTTGCTCAGCTCTCTAAAAACAAGGATATTGTCAACAATAGTATGTTTAGTTCTCAGCTTTTGTAGAATATCTTCACTGGTAGCATATTGTCCTGATTTTGTTTTTTTAGCCTTGTCGTCTAGCTTCATTTTGTCAAACAAAACTTCTCCCAACTGTTTA
Protein-coding sequences here:
- a CDS encoding 2-oxoacid:acceptor oxidoreductase subunit alpha, producing the protein MSIPTKTIEDVVIKFAGDSGDGMQLTGTQFTNNTALFGNDLSTFPDFPAEIRAPLGTLPGVSGFQLRFSSNQIFTPGDQCDVLVAMNAAALKVNLPTLKPGGIVIANIAGFDSKNLRLANYEDGVNPLEDETLTGYESYKIDVTKLTREALADIQLGTKEKDRSKNMFILGFLYWIYNRDMSNTQTFLKEKFGKRPDILESNLKALQAGYNYGDTIEAFTTRFHVEKAKLPAGNYRNITGNVALSYGIVAASKVSNLPVFLGTYPITPASDILHELSKYKNFGIKTFQAEDEIAGISAAIGASYGGSLGITTTSGPGMALKTEAMGLAVMLEIPLLIVNIQRGGPSTGLPTKTEQSDLLQAYYGRNGECPMPIVAASTPSDCFDTVYEAMRISIQHMTPVIYLSDGYIANGAEPWQYPQSADLKPIEVKFKTKEEGDEPFMPYQRDENLVRPWAVPGTAGLEHRIGGLEKENITGNVSYDAENHEFMVRTREAKVDKIADHIPLQTIDNGPEEGDVLVLGWGSTYGAIKSAVAELNAAGKKVAHAHITYLRPFPSNLGAIISNYKKVLIPEINNGQLIKIIRDKYLVDAIPYNKIKGVPITRAELVAKVNELL
- a CDS encoding VWA domain-containing protein yields the protein MRVLTFILLCILLTSSWVVKAQQQIEKEPRILILLDGSSSMRNSWADNGQRFDAAGKIITELIDSVYKVNDQVEFALRVYGHQHPAQDNNCFDTRREVMFSKNNLAQMTLRLDALNPYGVSPIALSLKEAAESDIIDLKRYKYSLILVTDGGESCGGDICAVVEELLRKKIDFRPYIVSLIDYAPLRKQYECLGEYLVVSKDSDIPVAVGKIVEEYKSTFIKPALTKQMIEKAIVNKPPSALKMNIPAFQVTAEKEIQAVEKPKPVEKKEPELLVIESIPADTLIVEAPAKKSNIVVEERVREKEKNIEKISSINTPHTLPQKYATEAVTQAKVPEYTAPVVDVHKPSPPPKPIYKPVKLTASSTKPIENKPPVVAPPKKIDYKIEREEAKETTVEIFFTNGKGKFYETAPKLVLSDSKTGKELHTFWRTVNAVGSPDPQNIPPGIYKLTIPGKDNFAINNLEVLPNQKNKFLIEVANASLRFEYAHPTNKAVVEYAARVKKALQRGQVHKQLCTQELEYEPDNYHIELNTLPRKHFNVDLEFGAIVTIKIDRPGYLQVTNSETLGQVQLYYQHGDRFEPFYKLNVNGNQPQQKLRLMPGPYKVVYLQNRGKPNATEMVQDFRVKSDMITELYLKP
- a CDS encoding GNAT family N-acetyltransferase, translating into MEHIAVVEVAFDSDIYKQVYFLRNEVLRKPIGLSLDDEDLSAEVNDHILAAVDKEEVIGCLILTPINKNTLQLRQMAVADQWQKKGLGSLLVKKAEQLTIEKGYSKILLHARIVARNFYQKLGYSEVGTLFTEVGIDHIKMEKSIIETV